ACATTTATTCTAGCTTGTGTTGCTAAAGAAATAACTTTCTGTTTATCTATTTCTCTATTACAAACAATTGCTCCACCTCCAGAAGTTGTAATGATTTTATTTCTATTAAAAGAAAAGACACCATATTTTCCGAAAGTACCACATTTTATCTTTTTAAATGTTGAGCCTAGAGCTCCGGCAGCATCTTCAATTAATTCTATTTTATATTTATTTGCTATTAATATAATTTCATCAATCTTTGCTGGCATTCCATATGAATGAACTATTATTATTGCCTTTGGTTTTTTTCCTTTTAATATTCTATCTTTAATTGCTTCTTCTAAATATTTTGGACACATATTCCATGTATCCTTTTCACTATCAATAAAAATAGGTTTTGCACCTAAATAAACAATTGGGTTTGCTGATGCTACAAATGTAAAAGACTGACAAAGCACCTCATCTCCTAAAACTACTCCACTTAAGATCAATGCTAAATGAATTGCAGAAGTGCCTGAGTTTAATGCGGCAACATTTTTATTACTCAAGTATAACTCTAATTTTGATTCAAAAGAATTTATGTTATCAAAAAAAGGAGATTCCTCTTGTATTAACATTTCTTTTAAAAATGAATTATCACTTAAATTTGAAGCGGAAAGAAGTATTTTATCATTCAATACTAATTATCTTAAAATTGCTATAAAAGTTTTAATTATAACATCTAAATCTTTTATTAAAGACCTTTGAGTAATATACTTTAAATTGATTTCTAATTTCTTTGGCATAATATAATCAATATAATATTGATTTGGATCTTCTTGTTCTGATAAAATCTCATTTTCATTTCTAAATTCAATAGAAGCTAAATCTGTAATACCTGGCTTTACATTTAATACTTTCTTTTGAGTCTCAGAATACAAGTTTACATATTGCCTTACTTCTGGTCTTGGCCCAACAAAACTCATATCTCCTTTTACAACATTAATCAACTGAGGAAGTTCATCCAATTTAGATTTCCGTAAATAATAACCAATGGTTGTTACTCTGGGATCTCTACCGCCTATCGTTAACAACCCTTTTTTATCAGCATTTAAATGCATAGTCCTAAACTTAAATATTTTAAAATCCTTATTATTTTCACCAACTCTTGTTTGTTTATAGAAAACAGGTCCTGGAGAAGATATTTTTATAATAATTGAAATTAAAAATAAAATAGGAAAAATAAAAAGTAAACTAATAAATGAAATAATAAAATCAAAAACCCTTTTAATCATTACATTATCCTTTAACTTTTATTACTGATTTTACAACAGCATCTACAACTGTACTTATATTCTCTTTTGACAAACTATAATAGACTGGTAAAGAAATTTCACATTCCCATAAAGATTTTGCTACAGGGAAATTATTTACTTCATATCCTAAACCTTTATAATAAGACAACATTGGTAATGGTTTATAATGTACATTTACAGAAACATCTTTATCAAATATTTCTTGAATTATTAAATTTCTCTGTTCTAATGTAACATCTTTTATTCTT
The window above is part of the Polaribacter sp. SA4-12 genome. Proteins encoded here:
- a CDS encoding DegT/DnrJ/EryC1/StrS family aminotransferase, whose translation is MNDKILLSASNLSDNSFLKEMLIQEESPFFDNINSFESKLELYLSNKNVAALNSGTSAIHLALILSGVVLGDEVLCQSFTFVASANPIVYLGAKPIFIDSEKDTWNMCPKYLEEAIKDRILKGKKPKAIIIVHSYGMPAKIDEIILIANKYKIELIEDAAGALGSTFKKIKCGTFGKYGVFSFNRNKIITTSGGGAIVCNREIDKQKVISLATQARINVVHYQHQDVGYNYRISNILAGIGVKQFDLLDKYVSRRRKNNQFYSELFNNMVGITLHKEPNPNYFSNHWLTCILVNEKLAGFSKEDLRLQLLKDHIESRPLWKPMHLQPVYKDCSYYGESVSERLFKSGLCLPSGSNLTENDFERITTSIKKFL
- a CDS encoding sugar transferase; the protein is MIKRVFDFIISFISLLFIFPILFLISIIIKISSPGPVFYKQTRVGENNKDFKIFKFRTMHLNADKKGLLTIGGRDPRVTTIGYYLRKSKLDELPQLINVVKGDMSFVGPRPEVRQYVNLYSETQKKVLNVKPGITDLASIEFRNENEILSEQEDPNQYYIDYIMPKKLEINLKYITQRSLIKDLDVIIKTFIAILR